The Mytilus edulis chromosome 5, xbMytEdul2.2, whole genome shotgun sequence genomic interval aacagttcaaaAGATTGGTGatgcaaatttatataaattttggaaTATTTGATTTACAGAGGCAGATTAAGAGGGTACAGGGGCTAGTGTTTTCCTAATAGGGCTTCATATATGATAATGTATAAACTTTTAATGAGTATCATTCCAAACATAATGGCTTGCTAAGGCACCCCCTTTATTCCCCTCTTCACGATCCTGTGGATCTGCACCAGTTTTATACATGTCTTTCTAATATTGTAGATGTTTGCACACAAGTCAGTTATGGTCTTATGGATGTACttattttcagttaaaaaaagcCAATAGGATAGGGatatggaaaaaaaatggttgtcAAAAAATTGTAGCAATTTGGAGACGGGGgtaatttttttacaaagaaCTGTACAGGATGATTCTAATTTAAAGCCTCAGTCACACCTTAccagatagctcgaacggacgcctaagggataactttttttcaatccgttcatgtccgttagacgtccgttcttatccgttaggcgtccgtccatatccgttgcatgtccatTCAGCGTACggtttatccgtcgacgtccattctgtccggtggaaaattttgagcatgttcaaaactttgaacgaaTGTCTGTTTTGTACGGTATTCGTCCGTTtcatttccgttttgtatccatacgtgtccgttatacatccgttggaggtctggcagataaattcaccaacggacgtctaacggataaaacggatgttgaactaatgtgaaacggacttctaccggacgtataacggataaaacggatgataatcggatctgaaacggataaatgccaattgaaaatttctcgtcagaaatgccaattagatttcttaaggttcaagAATTCTTATAATTCATAATGGATCTTAGAATAAGGGCAcatcttcacaatcaagcagctgtTATTCAGGTCAGACACTGCCCTTTAGcagcattttgaagaacaaatcaaaaccagttacacagaacattttcaatattaatgcaatttacatgtattataattgtcgcctttaattttttcgtatatcttgtttatccgttttatccggtacgcttccgttaggtgtccgttttatgggGTACTCGTCcattggatgtacgttcgacatccgttctgtccggtacgtctCTGTTTCTTGTCCGTTGCAtatccgttatgcattcgttaggtgtccgttttagttggtcagtacatcaacggactcccaacggataacaattttgtcaacagaCAACTTTtcttttcatccgttaggcgtccgttcgtcttatccggtaaggtgtgaccgaggcttaaagcATTGAGCTGAAACTTTGTGTTGGTCCaggatttattaaaaaaattgagacCCTTGTCACAATAAACAATGTTTATAGGAGTACTAGTGGAACTGTGCAATAaccatatatatgtataataatatAAGCTCAATAAAGGAAGGGGTGTGACCTCCCTGAATCTGCCCCTGCCCTGGAATAAAGGATGGTAACTTAATGGATGATAGTCCCAACATTCTTAGATACCGAGTATTGTCACCCTTACATGTAAATGTGaattagttttatttcatacacacacaacaaaagaaaacaagaacactatgaaaatacaaacaaacacaaatttaaataacatggatttttttttatcaaatctacgGAATGTAATACATTATGTACATGAGCAAACGaatgcatatatgtatatttaacattggtTAAATATGAAACTACAAAACCAAGTTCTCTTGAACTAACAAGTTTTTACAAAccattaaaatttgaatatatatatatgtgaacaaatacatgtactacTACAATGAAACAACAACTTGTTGCATTTAGTAATAAATGATGATGAATAGACAGTTTCTAAACACACATAGCACAGCTGTTGTTTCCAATAGTCATTGTCTGACATTACTTTCAAATACATTAAGTGTTACACAATAATTAACTTCATACTCATAACACAACTTGATAAAAACTGCTTATTTTCTCCATTCAATGCTCAGAGATACAGACTACATTAACACAAGAAAATAATTAActattacatgtatcatgtaGATGGGAAtcattatatacattgtttttatATCGCTACAGGACTATATATCTGCCAAATTCTTGTgatataaagaaacaaaatgacaattatttaCTGCCGACTTGTTGGTTTAATTAATAAGATAATTATGTTACAATGTGCAAAGTTATAGAATTTTTTAAGTGCAAAGAGGTTgcagaaattatctccctttttaacTAAGTACAAATTTAAAAGTTGCTGAAATAAACCAGAATTTTAATGCTGTATAGAGTAAAAGATATAATTAAAAAGATTTATCTCAACAACTTTGTTTATGCCTGATATAATTATGTCATGTTTTAACAGGCTATAAATGAGTAATGAGTGATGTAAGgttttgttacattttataaatattgacaCACTATTTCCCTAGACAAACAAACTTGATTAAGGATCATTAAGCATGTACAATGTAGCTTTCCTGGTGAAAAATCTGGTCCTGATAGAAAACTGATGTCATTTGACTTAATTACTATGCTTCCAGTTAAAGCATACAAGTAGATCTGATTTATACTGTGAAGAATTGTATAACTTTCAAGATTTATTCGTTTAATTTATGATAAaacttttatgttatatttgaaatcataccTTCATCTCTTAGATTAATAGACAACAGTCGCTCAACATAGAATGTAATCAAAAGCAAGAaagcaggcaagacatttcagtgtgtgcacacTTGATAATAAAAGTAGtatgcataggcggatccagggggggcccgggcccccctttcgtgggaaaaatttggttgattatatagtgaatcactgaaacatgactgGAACGGGCTCCCCCTTAGGTCAGTGaacgggcccccccttaggaaaagccACTGGACTATGGATATCAACAATACATGTTGATGATGTACATTAATGTATATAGGTACTACATTTTCAATGGCACCACAATACACCTTGAGGATTGAATATGTTATAAGTTAGTACTTCCTCTTTTTTTCAAAGAGATACAACTCAAACATAACTGTTAAAGttttaagaaaatgaaatttGTTCAGCAGCTTATAATTGGTCTTActttaatctatttatatttatttgaactAAAACATGCTTTTTTGGCATGCACTTCATTTTAATCATTACAATATTAGTTTTTAAGAATCTGCAACTGTGAATATTTTGCTAATACTTAAATTCTGATTGAAAATTTTGCTGTGGAATGTATATACTGGCCATTAAGGTGATTGTCAATCACAAAGTAAGATACAAATATTATTGGAAGGAAACATAATTTGAGTTGTTACCTTTAAGATGCAAAGTGATTTAGTTGATATAAACTTTATtggtttttataatttgtttatacTTCAAGGTGAATTAGTTAAAGATCCATGTGTGTGGTTATTTGTTTGAATGCTAGAGTTAATGTATGTAAACTACTCAGATATAAATCTGTAGGTTCAATAAGTAGTTACATTTTTAATATTAGCAGAAAAGGGTCATATCAGACTTCGTCTCATCCAGGGTGACATTCCCAAACCACCAGGAAACACTCTATCTATTTATACACAAGCAAAGTTGATTATTTAAATCATTATTAAATAGTACATGTACTTTATTTTCTGTGTAAGATGTTTGTGAGTGTATATTGTGTGTGTTAAAAGGGATaaataagatatcaacaaaaagatatcaacaaaaaaattatgatttattttgattttaaaggaAAATCTGATTGTTCTAATTTAGTTCCTTACTCTATTTCAGAAATTCCACATAGATTTTAAAGAAAGTCCTCTTTACCCAACAGGCTCAAGATGGACAGCCAATATAATGTCGATTCGACAGAGAAAACAACAACCACAACTAGCTCCAGTGGAGACGTTGGATTGGATAAAATGTATATGAAATCTATAGATTCCATACTGAAAATagctgaaatggtaattttatttcataaccaGTGCTGCATTTATTTTAAGTGGTAGTTTGTACAATCATGACTATATATCATGactatattatcatgattatataatatatatacatgtatatcttttctGATTTTGGAAAGGAGTAAGGAGAGTATATcctgttgaacatgttgaagaaaagAATTACTTTGCTAAAAAATCCTATGAACTAAAACAATTAACACAGATGTCCTCATCAGCTGtagtattttgataaaataagaaatacataTAAGTCTTGGCTTATTTTCTTAATATATGTAtgagaaaacaaaattattaacaaaattatctgaATTGCATAATTTGTTCATGTTTTTACCAAATATGAATTGTATTAAGATATGTACTCATTGGTCTAAACTTGAAAATGTGTCAGGTCCTGAAACTGATTTTGATATTCTCCACAACCTCCATCATTTCCATTTAAAGATGATGtgtaataattttatttgtatacattgtttattgtgtttttaaaacacaaacttttatatttttaaccggatttttgtgacaaaaatgtcggttattgatttggggatgtacggcgggcgggcggacgggtgggcgggcggcaatcaaatgttgtccgtgcattaactcatgaaccgttcaatcaaagcttttaaaatttaatatgttattactgacaactatacgaaggtcaagttcaataatggcgattttgacttttaccgttcaggagttatggttcttgaaagattgaaaaatggagtttccagtcgtgttcctgcatttactcatgaactgctctaccaaagcttcccaaattttaatatgttgttactgatgacagaatggaggtcaagttcaataatgacgattttgacttttaccgttcaggagttatggttcttgaaagattgaaaaatggagtttccagtcgtgtccgtgcatttatgcatgaactgttctaccaaagcttccaaaattttaatatgctgttactgatgacaaaatggaggtcaagttcaataatgacgattttgacttttaccgttcaggagttatggttcttgaaagattgaaaaatggtgtttcccgtcgtgtccgtgcattttctcatgaaccattcaaccaaagcttttgaaattttaatatgttgttactgatgacaaaatagaggtcaagttcaataatgacgattttgacctttaccgttcaggagttatggttcttgaaagatcgtaaaatggcgtttccattcacgttgttgcatttactaatgaaccattcaatctaagcttttcaaattttaatatgttgatactgatgacaaaatggaggacaaatttgatattgacgattttcactttcaccattcatcagtaatggttcttgtgatattgccaggacacaaataaatgtaaataaatccggtttgctgtcgttgtgacagcctcttgtaaaCAGTTTGTTTCAGGCAGTGAGTCTCATATTCAATTCTGTGTGTAATCTCTAACCAAAAGCACATGAGCAAGCACAACCATGTGttttaaatgaatgttttatttatatttcaggtCCTGAGTCTGATCATATTTATCTGTGTAACCTCCCACCCATACTACAGCCACATTGGAGGAGGATGGGTACAGTTTGTGAGCATATCTTGTCTGATTACTGTACTTATTCTATGGATCTTCTTTATGCTACGTATTATCTACAAACTACCAGGACCCTGGATGTTAATCGTAAGTTTCATCAAAACAAGATTGTTACTAATAATAAGTATTTTTGGTaaattaccaatgagacagcaatccataagtaaaagaaggaaaaaaattCATATCTTTACAATTCATGTTCACGGATTcgcatacatgtatttgatttttaacatactaaaacatgtattcaaatgacaaaaaatctaaaagaaATAACAATGCACAGACTGTTTATTATGTATAAGCATTTAGTGGGTATTTTAAACTGGACACCATGTGATTATCCACCAAGATGACCTTTGAAAAGTGCAGACAATAAATTAACCTGAtaatgaaacttgtacacaatgcttattaccacaaaacacagatcaagtttaaatttaggCAGTGTCAAATTTACATCTCTAAGGGTATGCcccttttcaaatggaaaaattgctgaatttttcatttttgatctcTAAATTTAGTTtctctcaaccaaatgttattaaacttGTTCGCAAtgcttattatcataaaatacagatcaagttttaattttggtggtgtcacttcaACTGTTATAGAGTTATgtccttttacaaatggaaaaataggaaccaaaatatctggtctaaaaatatcaatgacgtaattgttaaaaataaattttaaaattggagTTACCTTCCTTTGTCCTTAATTGTAattgaatcaactacaaccaatgcctTTTACAATGCAAAGttcactgaaaaaaataaaacaatctttaccctTCCGTGCTTACAAtggcttacaagcactttgattaaagTTTTCAGttttgtccctttataactttatatgatatgcaagcaggggcatcatctgtgtcccattgacacatttcccccttctttttttttacatacttaaTTTACACCagtccaccaataaaaactgtatACTGAAGGTACACTGCTTCATCTTaacaatcaataaataataaattcaaattagTATAGACCATCATATTTCATTAAATTATGAACACTTATAAATTCTGTATGGGAAATCTTGTGTGTACTATAATTTTCATACCTTTTGATTTCAGATCCTGATTTACTATGTAGTATATTGTGTGTTTTACTTAATATCATTTCTGGTTTGTGCTATACAAGCTGGAAAATATAGCTCTGGAACTGGTGGTTTAATTGCTGGAGCAGTAAGTTCATGACCCTTAATTCCCTGCATGCAATAGATCATACcaattcttatattttattaatttggtTCAAAGGCTATTCCATTTAAACTTACTGATCTTTGAACAGATGATAATCAATGctttcagatttatttttatttttcattcaatttatctTCATTCAAgatgaatgtatatatatataaatacatattcaAATGAGCTCAatagatatttttgaaattacaTCTGACCAAATGGTTAATGCTGGATTATCTTAGATTAATAACTTTAAATTGGATAGCCCTTACATATTTAGCTTTGATTTTAATACAGTCAACATGATTAAGTGAGGCCAGTTGACGTGGTTAAGAACAagatttgaaaaatatgaaaaaagtaagATAAA includes:
- the LOC139524443 gene encoding CKLF-like MARVEL transmembrane domain-containing protein 7 isoform X1, with translation MDSQYNVDSTEKTTTTTSSSGDVGLDKMYMKSIDSILKIAEMVLSLIIFICVTSHPYYSHIGGGWVQFVSISCLITVLILWIFFMLRIIYKLPGPWMLIILIYYVVYCVFYLISFLVCAIQAGKYSSGTGGLIAGAVFCVIILVVLGADTFFQFRKWQDSGSSFSTRSTTSSGGAATTTTTHTTYETRTQY
- the LOC139524443 gene encoding CKLF-like MARVEL transmembrane domain-containing protein 8 isoform X2, whose amino-acid sequence is MDSQYNVDSTEKTTTTTSSSGDVGLDKMYMKSIDSILKIAEMVLSLIIFICVTSHPYYSHIGGGWVQFVSISCLITVLILWIFFMLRIIYKLPGPWMLIILIYFVVYVVLYFINAIVCFAQSGKAPISAGLVAGGVFCVIILVVLGADTFFQFRKWQDSGSSFSTRSTTSSGGAATTTTTHTTYETRTQY